ACCAATGTGAaacatgcagaaaatattttgtcaataagCGTTCTTTGACAaggcataaaagaatacatactgaAGAAAATCCCTGTCACTGTGAAATATGCGGGAAATCATTCTCTGTTAAGTCTAGTCTTGTAGTTCACAAACGTAGACACACTGGTGAACAACCATTTCaatgtgaaatttgtgggaaatcttttgtcGCTAACACTGATTTAACAAGTCATAAACgaattcacactggagaaaaaccatatccaTGTGAATTATGTGGGAAATCGTTTACCAATAACAGCAATTTACACAGACATGAACGAATACACACTGGAGAGAGAAAATGTTCCTGTGAAACATGTGGAAAATCTTttgtcaataataatgatttaagcagacataaaagaacacatactggagagaaaccatattactgtgaaatatgtggaaaatcattcactaatgattttaatgttgtcactcacaaacgtagtcacacaggagaaaaaccctatAATtgcaaaatatgtggaaaatcttttgccaacaataatgatttaaacagacacaaaagcatacacactggagaaaacccttttaattgtgaaatatgtgagaaatcCTTTGTCAGTATTGGTAatttaaacagacacaaaagtatACACTCTGGACAAAAACCCTATCCTTGTCAAGtatgtggaaaatcttttgttaataatagtgatttaaacagacataaaagcatgcatactggagagaaaccatatcactgtgaaatttgtggaaaatattttgtgagTATAGGTGATTTGAACAGGCACAAGAaaatacatactggagaaaaaccctatccttgtgaaatatgtggaaaatcttttgtCCATAATAGCTATTTAACAAGgcacaaaagaatacacactaGAAAAAATCTgtatcactgtgaaatatgtggaaaatcttaCACTGATAATACAAGATTTATTATCCACAAACTTAGTCACAGTGGAGAAAAGCCTTACTCTtgtgaaatatgtgaaaaatCATTTGTCACTTTTTACGATAAAAAAAGACACAAACGAATACACCTTACAGAAAAACCATTTTGCTGTgatatatgtgggaaatcttttattCAAAATGCTCATCTTGTTATCCACAAATTTAGTCACACTGGTGAAAAACCTTATTATTGTGAAATATGCGGGAAAGCTTTTGCTAGTACTAGTCTTATGAAAAGgcacaaaagaatacatactggagagaaaccttatccctgtgatatatgtggaaaatcattctctgttAAGTCTAGTCTTGTAGTTCACAAACGTAGACACACTGGTGAACAACCATTTCAATGTGAAACTTGTGGCAAATCTTTTGTTGATAATACTGATTTAACAGGTCATAAACgaattcacactggagaaaaaccatatccaTGTGAATTATGTGGGAAATCGTTTACCAATAACAGCAATTTGCACAGACATGAACGAATACACACTGGAGAGAGAAAATGTtcctgtgaaatatgtggaaaatcttttgtCAATAATAGTGATTTAAGCAgacataaaagaacacatactggagagaaaccatattactgtgaaatatgtggaaaatcattcactaatgattttaatgttgtcactcacaaacgtagtcacacaggagaaaaaccctatcattgcaaaatatgtggaaaatcttttgtCAACAACAGTGatttaaacagacacaaaagcatacacactggggaaaaactttttaattgtgaaatatgtgggaaatcttttgtcaGTGTTGGTAatttaaacagacacaaaagtatACACTCTGGAAAAAAATCCTATCCTTGTCAAATATGTGGAAAACCTTTTGTTAGTAATAGTGATTTAAACagacataaaagcatacacattGGAGAAAATCCTTATCCTCGTGAAATGTGTGGAAAATCTTTTGTCAGTGATAGCTTTTTATGCAGACATAAAAGCAGACTCAATGGAAAAATAGTGTTTCACTGCGAACTGTGTGGGAAATTATTTCTCACTAATAACAGTAGAAAAAGACACAAACTTATGCACCTTACAAAAAGaccatttcattgtgaaatatgtgggaaatcttttattCAGAATTCTCATCTTGCTATCCACAAATTTAGTCACACTGGTGAAAAACcttatcattgtgaaatatgtgggaaagctTTTGCTAGTACTAGTCTTATGAAAAGgcacaaaagaatacatactggagaaaaaccttatccCTGTGATAGATGCAGGAAATCATTCTCTAATAAATCTAGTCTTATTGTTCACAAACGTAGACACACTGGAGAACaaccatttcattgtgaaatttgtggaaaatcatttgTTGATAATAGTGATTTAACAGGTCATAAAcgaatacacactggagaaaaaccatatccaTGTGAATTATGTGGTAAATCGTTTACCAATAACAGCAATTTACACAGACACGAAcgaatacacactggagaaagaaaatgttcctgtgaaatatgtggaaaatcttttgtCAGTAATAGTGatttaaacagacacaaaagaatacatactgaGTTATAAATTGGCTGTGAAATTTCCACTAGACTGGAAATCTTAACTGAAATGTAACAAACACTTTTTTGTCAAATCTAAACTTAAAATCCACCAAAAACACCTAGAGAAATATTTAGGGCAGTGAAATATGTCagaaatttatttgaattttcatattttagtctagaaatgtgtttttgtttaagGGAAatcttttcattaaaaatatttggaaaatgcTTATAAACTTGacaaatgaatacatattagAAAAAGATCTGTattaatgtgaaatatataataattcatttaGTCTAAATTAAGTCTACACTTCTGATTCACAGATAAATACAAACTAGAGAAAATATAAGTTGAAATATGTTGAAAATCATTCTCTCTGTGTCCTAGTCTTgtaatttataaacacacattgaAGATCTATTCATAGATATTTGTTAATTAAGTTCCTTACTCAATCACAATTACGAGTGGAAAAACACTTTACAGAAGTGAAATttgtggtaaattattcaaaagccatgttaaacatatataaactggAGGATAATACTGTAGTGATCATGTATTGAAAACaatgtctataaataaatgttaaaaagaaaacaaactactGAGAGATTCATGTAAAATCTTACTgatatttgttacaatatttatttcatctgccgttatctgagttcaaattccaccaaggccaactttgcctttcatcttttcagggtcgattaaataagtaccagttatgcactggggtcggtgtaattcactgaatccctttgtctgtccttgtttgtcccttctatgtttagccgcctgtgggcaataaagaaatagatatttttacataaggcagcgagctggcagaaacgtaagcacgccaggcgaaatgcttagcggtattttgtctgtctttacgttctgaattcaaattccgccgaggtcgacttttcctttcatcctttcaggatcagtaaaattaagtaccagttgcatactggtgtcgatctaatcaactggttccttccccaaaaattttggaccttgtgcctatagtagaaaagaatatttatttttacatgtaaattaaaatcattttactGTAATATTTGTTGGATATTATTTTTTGGACAGTTGAATTAGTTGTTTTAACACAATTTACCATAAAAGACaacaacatttttttataaaactgTTGCTGCATATAACTTGTACAAACCTAAAGATAGTGGCTTCCACATCTTGGTAAAACATGAGGTAGTCAGAACATTTCAATAGcttgatcataataataatagtagtcatCTTGAATAGAATTTTGCAGAACATTTtgatatttccaatattttgctaGTTTAGGGCAGCGAACAAGCAGAACTGTTAGCAGGTCAGGTAAAGTGCTTAGAATTCCGCtggggttgattttgcttttccttttggggtcaatgaaataagtaccagttgagtacaggggtcaatctaattaactcccctccaaaaaaaaaattgctggccttgagtcaaaatttgaaaccaatattttgctgGTTTATACTGTTACACATGCTTAGATGCTGGTTTCTTGcctacacatttttatttatttgttgctgGCGTTAAGGTCAATTCTGCTAACTCCATTCTCagttattttgaataaatattgctAGGACTGTTGTATCACGAACAAAGATTCAGTCTGAGAGACTGTTATCTTTTAACCATATAAAGACACCAATTCATAGCTACTTCAAGCTATAACAGTAAATAAATTGTAATAGCAGAAGAGGAAGATGAGTTCATAACTGCTGTACTTCGGTGAGGATTTACAACCCACTGCTATTGTAGCTGTTTTATTGTCTCCAGTTCATTCAGTATGAAATGGGACACATTCTCAGTGTGGATCTAGATTGTACCAAATTCTTAGCTCAAAATATTCATGGCATTCTATTCTGATGTATCATGATTTAAAActtgctggagcacagccttgtaGGGTCTTTAGTGAAACAAAccaccctagtacttatttttaagtttgatatttattctattggtctcatttgccaagctgctaagttacagggatgtaaacaaaccaacatcagttgtcaagcataaTTGATATGGCTGAGATATATATTTGTCAGtacattttcacattttcacacTATTATCAGCAGGTCACATTCACTCTTTCTTTGCTGTGGatgtgtagtgagtgcttttacgtgccactggcatgaattaatcatgcattatcttgtagctttgggatACTGTCTTGCTCAGTAATGAGGAAGAGATAGCAGTTCTCTAGGCCACTAAGATAGAAACAAGAAATTGGAAAGGTCAAACCTTAAACATGGTGATATAAGGAACGaaagaaataattgaagaatTGCCAGAAATAATAGCATTTGACAATATCGAAATGGTAGTCAGAGTAGAGGGCACGACCCCCCCAGATGCTACAAGTGTGGCCAGAAAGGTCACACTAGAGCAAACTGCCCTCTACAAGACAAAAGGGGAAAGGAAGAActgacaagagaaaaagaaaaaatactaccACTACCAGCAGCAGAAATAGAAGAAGGCGAATGGGAGATGCCTGGcaagaaaaggaaacgaaaaaggAAGAAACTAGGTAAAACAAATACAGAACCCCACCCACTCCCTCcaacacgcatacaaatacattcagATACAAGCCATTCAACCTCCCCACCTCCCGAAAAGAAGTAACTATGCGATCATGTATGACAATACCAATGAGGGTCtgtgtgaagaaataaaaaagtggAAAAATTTAAGATCGGTGGACACTTGCAAATTCGACAATGTGCAAGGGTGGCATTGCTGCTTGTTGCTAAACGAAGATCAGAAGAAAAAATTCAAAGGCAGATTTAAAATGTGGGAAGTGGAACTAGACATTGAAAAGTTACCATGGAACATGGATTACATGCAACTACTAAAGGAGTACGGGTTCGACATCTTTGAAGGCaccaagtacaaaaaaaaaaaatgaagtaactcAGAGGTGGGGCTGAGAaaactttcatttcttctctcatttt
This region of Octopus bimaculoides isolate UCB-OBI-ISO-001 chromosome 6, ASM119413v2, whole genome shotgun sequence genomic DNA includes:
- the LOC106871459 gene encoding zinc finger protein 91, which gives rise to MEDVDHVDTSNTAVLNAIDSDTRTYNSEKFLHSETFTKQRSLQKNITEYCCEICKKRFSLEEEVIIHKKIHNEKSYQCETCRKYFVNKRSLTRHKRIHTEENPCHCEICGKSFSVKSSLVVHKRRHTGEQPFQCEICGKSFVANTDLTSHKRIHTGEKPYPCELCGKSFTNNSNLHRHERIHTGERKCSCETCGKSFVNNNDLSRHKRTHTGEKPYYCEICGKSFTNDFNVVTHKRSHTGEKPYNCKICGKSFANNNDLNRHKSIHTGENPFNCEICEKSFVSIGNLNRHKSIHSGQKPYPCQVCGKSFVNNSDLNRHKSMHTGEKPYHCEICGKYFVSIGDLNRHKKIHTGEKPYPCEICGKSFVHNSYLTRHKRIHTRKNLYHCEICGKSYTDNTRFIIHKLSHSGEKPYSCEICEKSFVTFYDKKRHKRIHLTEKPFCCDICGKSFIQNAHLVIHKFSHTGEKPYYCEICGKAFASTSLMKRHKRIHTGEKPYPCDICGKSFSVKSSLVVHKRRHTGEQPFQCETCGKSFVDNTDLTGHKRIHTGEKPYPCELCGKSFTNNSNLHRHERIHTGERKCSCEICGKSFVNNSDLSRHKRTHTGEKPYYCEICGKSFTNDFNVVTHKRSHTGEKPYHCKICGKSFVNNSDLNRHKSIHTGEKLFNCEICGKSFVSVGNLNRHKSIHSGKKSYPCQICGKPFVSNSDLNRHKSIHIGENPYPREMCGKSFVSDSFLCRHKSRLNGKIVFHCELCGKLFLTNNSRKRHKLMHLTKRPFHCEICGKSFIQNSHLAIHKFSHTGEKPYHCEICGKAFASTSLMKRHKRIHTGEKPYPCDRCRKSFSNKSSLIVHKRRHTGEQPFHCEICGKSFVDNSDLTGHKRIHTGEKPYPCELCGKSFTNNSNLHRHERIHTGERKCSCEICGKSFVSNSDLNRHKRIHTEL